One genomic window of Cygnus olor isolate bCygOlo1 chromosome 3, bCygOlo1.pri.v2, whole genome shotgun sequence includes the following:
- the GTPBP2 gene encoding GTP-binding protein 2: protein MDSRVSELFGGCCRPAGAALRGRGGAAPGTGTGGGCGGSGGGGGGSKAKKKSGRSRGGKANNPPYLPPEAEDGNIEYKLKLVNPSQYRFEHLVTQMKWRLQEGRGEAVYQIGVEDNGLLVGLSEEEMRASLKTLRRMAEKVGADITVLREREVDYDSDVPRKITEVLVRKVPDNQQFLDLRVAVLGNVDSGKSTLLGVLTQGELDNGRGRARLNLFRHLHEIQSGRTSSISFEILGFNSKGEVVNYSDSRTAEEICESSSKMITFIDLAGHHKYLKTTIFGLTSYCPDFAMLVVSANTGIAGTTREHLGLAMALKVPFFIVISKVDLCSKATVERTVKQLERILKQPGCNKLPLLVTSDDDAVTAAQQFAQSPNITPIFTLSSVSGENLDLLKVFLNILPPLTNSKEQEELMQQLTEFQVDEIYTVPEVGTVVGGTLSSGICREGESLVVGPTDDGKFLRLKVCSIQRNRSACRVLRAGQAATLALGPFDRSLLRKGMVMVSPEMNPTICSVFEAEIVLLFHATTFRKGFQVTVHVGNVRQTAIVEKIHGKDKLRTGEKAVVCFRFIKHPEYLKIGAKLLFREGVTKGIGHVTDLQAITTKENGLEESLGPGQLNF, encoded by the exons ATGGACTCGCGGGTGTCGGAGCTGTTCGGCGGCTGCTGCCGCCCGGCGGGCGCCGCGCTTCGAGGGCGCGGGGGGGCCGCtcccggcaccggcaccggcggcggctgcggggggagcggcggcggcggcggcggctcgaAGGCGAAGAAGAAAAGCGGGCGGAGCCGGGGGGGGAAGGCCAACAACCCGCCGTACCTGCCGCCGGAG GCAGAAGATGGGAACATCGAGTACAAG CTAAAGCTAGTGAACCCCTCGCAGTACCGCTTTGAGCACCTGGTGACGCAGATGAAGTGGCGACTACAGGAAGGCCGCGGTGAGGCTGTCTATCAGATCGGTGTGGAGGACAACGGGCTGCTGGTGGGCCTCTCAGAGGAGGAGATGCGCGCCTCGCTCAAGACGCTGCGCCGTATGGCAGAGAA GGTTGGGGCTGACATTACGGTGCTGCGGGAGAGGGAGGTGGATTATGACAGCGACGTTCCAAGGAAGATAACAGAGGTGCTCGTCCGAAAGGTGCCTGACAACCAACAG ttcttaGACCTGCGAGTGGCTGTGTTGGGGAATGTGGACTCAGGGAAATCAACCCTGTTGGGTGTCCTAACACAAGGAGAGCTGGACAACGGACGGGGCCGAGCACGTCTCAACCTCTTCCGGCATCTCCATGAAATCCAGTCAGGAAGAACATCAAGCATCAGTTTTGAAATTCTCGGCTTCAACAGCAAAGGAGAG GTGGTAAATTACAGTGACTCCCGAACAGCAGAAGAGATCTGTGAGAGTTCCTCCAAGATGATCACTTTCATTGACCTGGCTGGCCACCACAAGTACCTGAAAACAACCATCTTTGGCCTCACCAGCTACTGCCCGGATTTTGCTATGCTGGTGGTTAGCGCCAACACCGGCATTG caggcacaaCACGAGAGCACTTGGGCTTGGCCATGGCCCTCAAGGTCCCCTTCTTCATTGTCATCAGCAAAGTTGACTTGTGTTCAAAAGCCACCGTGGAACGGACAGTGAAGCAGCTGGAGCGAATTCTGAAGCAGCCGGGCTGCAACAAGCTCCCCCTGCTTGTCACCTCAGACGATGATGCTgttacagcagcacagcagtttGCACAGTCTCCCAA CATCACCCCAATCTTCACACTGTCCAGCGTTTCTGGGGAGAACCTGGATCTCTTGAAAGTCTTCCTCAACATCCTTCCTCCACTGACCAACAGTAAAGAGCAGGAGGAACTAATGCAACAACTCACAGAGTTTCAG GTTGATGAAATTTATACTGTGCCAGAGGTGGGGACTGTTGTGGGCGGAACTCTGTCGAG TGGGATCTGCCGAGAAGGGGAGAGCCTGGTGGTCGGTCCCACTGACGACGGGAAGTTCCTCCGGCTGAAAGTGTGCAGTATCCAACGCAACCGCTCGGCCTGCCGCGTGCTGCGGGCTGGCCAGGCAGCCACGCTGGCCCTCGGACCTTTCGACCGCTCCCTGCTGCGCAAG GGCATGGTCATGGTGAGCCCCGAAATGAACCCCACCATCTGCTCAGTGTTTGAAGCTGAGATTGTGCTGTTGTTCCATGCCACGACTTTCCGGAAGGGGTTTCAGGTGACAGTGCACGTGGGGAACGTGCGGCAGACGGCTATCGTAGAGAAGATCCATGGTAAG gacAAGCTGCGGACAGGAGAGAAGGCCGTTGTCTGTTTCAGATTCATCAAGCATCCTGAGTACTTGAAGATAGGAGCCAAGCTGCTTTTCCGTGAAGGAGTCACCAAAGGCATCGGGCATGTCACTGACCTCCAAGCCATCACCACCAAAGAAAACGGCCTGGAGGAGTCCTTGGGGCCTGGGCAGCTGAACTTCTGA
- the LOC121066968 gene encoding epoxide hydrolase 1-like isoform X2, with the protein MGLNHTMHRLEGTRGSQLVPPPAQSRSRESILSRIRSFQYSQKNAVLVPAAALGVGGMVVCWLMSRRKIKRLEMGDGWWGSGERPLRENEDERIRPFKIETSDKEIEDLHHRLDQARYAPPLEGAAFHYGFNSDYLQKVVAYWRNQFDWNKQVEILNKYPHFQTTIEGIDIHFIHVKPPYVPHGRAVQPILMVHGWPGSFYEFYKIIPLLTEPAKYGLGDGDVVFEVICPSIPGYGFSEAPHQKGFDSRATARIFHKLMKRLGFKEYYVQGGDWGSRITTNMAQMLPESVKGIHVNLVFVTIQGFKKLIQVMLGAYVPWLVGFTREDVRRMYPFMQKNVYDLLRESGYLHIQATKPDTAGCGLNDSPVGLAAYILEKFSTWTDKSFLHKDDGGLESKYSLDELLTNVMIYWVTSSIVPSMRYYKENFSQDPRLTDDSRVGVYVPSGIAAFPEEIAHTPHSWAKTIFKNIVSYSYMPRGGHFAAFEEPKLLAQDIIHFVRRVEQL; encoded by the exons ATGGGATTGAACCACACGATGcacaggttggaagggacccgtgGAAGTCAGCTGGTCCCACCACCTGCACAGAGCAGATCCAG gGAGAGCATCTTATCCCGCATCAG GTCTTTTCAATATTCACAGAAGAATGCAGTCCTGGTCCCTGCAGCCGCGCTGGGGGTCGGAGGAATGGTGGTTTGCTGGCTAATGTCTAGACGCAAGATCAAGAGACTTGAAATGGGTGATGGATGGTGGGGCTCAGGTGAAAGACCCCTAAGAGAGAACGAAGATGAAAGAATCCGCCCCTTCAAGATTGAAACCTCTGACAAAGAAATTGAG GACCTGCACCACCGCCTCGACCAGGCTCGCTACGCACCTCCGCTGGAAGGGGCAGCTTTCCACTACGGCTTCAACTCCGACTACCTGCAGAAGGTGGTGGCCTACTGGAGGAACCAGTTCGACTGGAACAAGCAAGTGGAAATCCTGAACAAATACCCTCATTTCCAAACCACCATCGAAG GGATTGATATCCATTTTATCCATGTGAAGCCCCCCTACGTCCCTCATGGACGAGCTGTTCAACCTATCCTGATGGTCCACGGCTGGCCCGGCTCCTTCTATGAGTTCTACAAGATCATCCCTCTGCTCACAGAGCCAGCCAAGTACGGCCTGGGTGATGGTGATGTGGTGTTTGAGGTCATCTGCCCATCCATCCCAGGCTATGGCTTCTCAGAGGCTCCGCACCAGAAAG GCTTTGACTCCCGTGCAACTGCTCGGATATTTCACAAGCTGATGAAGAGACTGGGCTTCAAGGAATACTACGTTCAGGGAGGAGACTGGGGATCTCGGATTACTACAAACATGGCCCAGATGCTGCCAGA aTCTGTGAAGGGGATTCATGTGAATCTTGTCTTCGTCACCATACAAGGTTTTAAAAAGTTGATTCAAGTGATGCTTGGGGCTTACGTACCATGGCTTGTAGGCTTCACTAGGGAAGACGTTCGACGGATGTATCCCTTCATGCAGAAGAATGTATATGATCTTCTGCGAGAATCTGGATACTTACATATCCAAGCCACCAAACCAGACACTGCAG GTTGTGGACTGAATGACTCCCCAGTGGGGCTTGCTGCATATATTTTGGAGAAATTCTCTACCTGGACAGATAAATCATTTCTGCATAAAGATGATGGAGGCTTGGAAAG CAAGTACTCACTAGATGAGCTTTTGACCAATGTGATGATTTACTGGGTGACATCATCTATTGTGCCCTCAATGCGATACTACAAGGAGAACTTCTCCCAGGATCCTCGTCTAACTGATGATTCCAG GGTTGGAGTATACGTTCCCTCAGGGATCGCAGCTTTTCCTGAGGAGATAGCACATACACCACATTCCTGGGCAAAGACGATCTTCAAGAACATTGTCAGTTACTCTTACATGCCCCGCGGAGgccattttgctgcttttgaggAACCAAAGCTTCTGGCACAAGACATCATACACTTTGTGAGAAGGGTGGAGCAGCTGTGA
- the LOC121066968 gene encoding epoxide hydrolase 1-like isoform X5: MVVCWLMSRRKIKRLEMGDGWWGSGERPLRENEDERIRPFKIETSDKEIEDLHHRLDQARYAPPLEGAAFHYGFNSDYLQKVVAYWRNQFDWNKQVEILNKYPHFQTTIEGIDIHFIHVKPPYVPHGRAVQPILMVHGWPGSFYEFYKIIPLLTEPAKYGLGDGDVVFEVICPSIPGYGFSEAPHQKGFDSRATARIFHKLMKRLGFKEYYVQGGDWGSRITTNMAQMLPESVKGIHVNLVFVTIQGFKKLIQVMLGAYVPWLVGFTREDVRRMYPFMQKNVYDLLRESGYLHIQATKPDTAGCGLNDSPVGLAAYILEKFSTWTDKSFLHKDDGGLESKYSLDELLTNVMIYWVTSSIVPSMRYYKENFSQDPRLTDDSRVGVYVPSGIAAFPEEIAHTPHSWAKTIFKNIVSYSYMPRGGHFAAFEEPKLLAQDIIHFVRRVEQL, encoded by the exons ATGGTGGTTTGCTGGCTAATGTCTAGACGCAAGATCAAGAGACTTGAAATGGGTGATGGATGGTGGGGCTCAGGTGAAAGACCCCTAAGAGAGAACGAAGATGAAAGAATCCGCCCCTTCAAGATTGAAACCTCTGACAAAGAAATTGAG GACCTGCACCACCGCCTCGACCAGGCTCGCTACGCACCTCCGCTGGAAGGGGCAGCTTTCCACTACGGCTTCAACTCCGACTACCTGCAGAAGGTGGTGGCCTACTGGAGGAACCAGTTCGACTGGAACAAGCAAGTGGAAATCCTGAACAAATACCCTCATTTCCAAACCACCATCGAAG GGATTGATATCCATTTTATCCATGTGAAGCCCCCCTACGTCCCTCATGGACGAGCTGTTCAACCTATCCTGATGGTCCACGGCTGGCCCGGCTCCTTCTATGAGTTCTACAAGATCATCCCTCTGCTCACAGAGCCAGCCAAGTACGGCCTGGGTGATGGTGATGTGGTGTTTGAGGTCATCTGCCCATCCATCCCAGGCTATGGCTTCTCAGAGGCTCCGCACCAGAAAG GCTTTGACTCCCGTGCAACTGCTCGGATATTTCACAAGCTGATGAAGAGACTGGGCTTCAAGGAATACTACGTTCAGGGAGGAGACTGGGGATCTCGGATTACTACAAACATGGCCCAGATGCTGCCAGA aTCTGTGAAGGGGATTCATGTGAATCTTGTCTTCGTCACCATACAAGGTTTTAAAAAGTTGATTCAAGTGATGCTTGGGGCTTACGTACCATGGCTTGTAGGCTTCACTAGGGAAGACGTTCGACGGATGTATCCCTTCATGCAGAAGAATGTATATGATCTTCTGCGAGAATCTGGATACTTACATATCCAAGCCACCAAACCAGACACTGCAG GTTGTGGACTGAATGACTCCCCAGTGGGGCTTGCTGCATATATTTTGGAGAAATTCTCTACCTGGACAGATAAATCATTTCTGCATAAAGATGATGGAGGCTTGGAAAG CAAGTACTCACTAGATGAGCTTTTGACCAATGTGATGATTTACTGGGTGACATCATCTATTGTGCCCTCAATGCGATACTACAAGGAGAACTTCTCCCAGGATCCTCGTCTAACTGATGATTCCAG GGTTGGAGTATACGTTCCCTCAGGGATCGCAGCTTTTCCTGAGGAGATAGCACATACACCACATTCCTGGGCAAAGACGATCTTCAAGAACATTGTCAGTTACTCTTACATGCCCCGCGGAGgccattttgctgcttttgaggAACCAAAGCTTCTGGCACAAGACATCATACACTTTGTGAGAAGGGTGGAGCAGCTGTGA
- the LOC121066971 gene encoding MAD2L1-binding protein: protein MLREPQGWTKQRYAAPARRVARKRCHRAARTPSSFSPPPSRKPRGWARRRSHGAPRRRPFKREPGATAAYKMAAPGGAEPPRVVLSPASPLLTAEAPAAPERGRGPHRRGVAAVSVGPSVSVVFPGAVSRESCCRFACELLKHVLYQRHQLPLPYEQLAYFCRRPAQVGDVIKKPPSVDLANKKCQQVLMDLEGMLQHLEVMFGLTLVPRVLILLGGSAVSPKELYELNLEGVCVSSAEKSLKTTSCVRKLFHSLFIADVFSELKALPVMGTVVMLQGHRDCGVEWFRPKLNYKVPTRGRKLTVNLSCDGDISISASAPSSMTSAWEDYIWFQAPVTLKGFHE from the exons ATGCTTAGGGAGCCTCAGGGCTGGACCAAGCAGCGCTACGCCGCCCCAGCGCGGCGGGTGGCGAGGAAACGGTGCCACCGGGCGGCCCGAaccccctcctccttctccccgccgccctcccggAAGCCGCGGGGCTGGGCACGGCGCCGCTCCCATGGTGCCCCGCGGCGGCGGCCATTCAAACGCGAGCCGGGAGCCACCGCCGCCTACAAAATGGCGGCGCCggggggagcggagccgcctcgcgtggtgctgagccccgcgTCCCCGCTCCTCACCGCCGAGGCGCCGGCCGCCCCGGAGCGCGGGAGGGGGCCCCACCGCCGCGGGGTGGCGGCGGTGTCGGTCGGCCCCTCGGTGTCCGTGGTGTTCCCGGGCGCCGTGAGCCGGGAGAGCTGCTGCCGCTTCGCCTGCGAGCTCCTGAAGCACGTCCTCTACCAGCGGCACCAGCTCCCGCTACCCTACGAGCAGCTCGCCTACTTCTGCCGGCGGCCGGCCCAG gtTGGGGATGTGATTAAAAAGCCACCCTCTGTGGACCTGGCAAACAAGAAATGCCAGCAGGTGCTGATGGATCTGGAAGGAATGCTCCAGCACTTGGAAGTAATGTTTGGTTTGACTCTGGTTCCCCGGGTCCTTATCCTACTTGGAGGCAGTGCCGTGAGTCCCAAGGAGCTTTATGAGCTCAACTTGGAGGGGGTCTGTGTGAGCAGTGCTGAGAAGAGCCTGAAGACCACATCCTGTGTGCGTAAGCTCTTTCACTCGCTCTTCATAGCAGATGTCTTCAGTGAACTTAAGGCTCTGCCGGTCATGGGCACTGTTGTCATGCTCCAAGGACACCGCGATTGTGGTGTTGAATGGTTCCGGCCCAAGCTCAACTATAAAGTACCAACTCGAGGGAGGAAACTGACTGTTAATTTGTCCTGTGATGGAGACATCAGTATAAGTGCCTCAGCTCCTTCAAGTATGACTTCTGCTTGGGAGGACTACATATGGTTTCAAGCACCAGTGACGCTCAAGGGCTTTCATGAATGA
- the LOC121066968 gene encoding epoxide hydrolase 1-like isoform X1 — MFCFVLFCFGCCKSQAHMGLNHTMHRLEGTRGSQLVPPPAQSRSRESILSRIRSFQYSQKNAVLVPAAALGVGGMVVCWLMSRRKIKRLEMGDGWWGSGERPLRENEDERIRPFKIETSDKEIEDLHHRLDQARYAPPLEGAAFHYGFNSDYLQKVVAYWRNQFDWNKQVEILNKYPHFQTTIEGIDIHFIHVKPPYVPHGRAVQPILMVHGWPGSFYEFYKIIPLLTEPAKYGLGDGDVVFEVICPSIPGYGFSEAPHQKGFDSRATARIFHKLMKRLGFKEYYVQGGDWGSRITTNMAQMLPESVKGIHVNLVFVTIQGFKKLIQVMLGAYVPWLVGFTREDVRRMYPFMQKNVYDLLRESGYLHIQATKPDTAGCGLNDSPVGLAAYILEKFSTWTDKSFLHKDDGGLESKYSLDELLTNVMIYWVTSSIVPSMRYYKENFSQDPRLTDDSRVGVYVPSGIAAFPEEIAHTPHSWAKTIFKNIVSYSYMPRGGHFAAFEEPKLLAQDIIHFVRRVEQL; from the exons atgttttgttttgttttgttttgttttggctgctGCAAATCACAGGCGCACATGGGATTGAACCACACGATGcacaggttggaagggacccgtgGAAGTCAGCTGGTCCCACCACCTGCACAGAGCAGATCCAG gGAGAGCATCTTATCCCGCATCAG GTCTTTTCAATATTCACAGAAGAATGCAGTCCTGGTCCCTGCAGCCGCGCTGGGGGTCGGAGGAATGGTGGTTTGCTGGCTAATGTCTAGACGCAAGATCAAGAGACTTGAAATGGGTGATGGATGGTGGGGCTCAGGTGAAAGACCCCTAAGAGAGAACGAAGATGAAAGAATCCGCCCCTTCAAGATTGAAACCTCTGACAAAGAAATTGAG GACCTGCACCACCGCCTCGACCAGGCTCGCTACGCACCTCCGCTGGAAGGGGCAGCTTTCCACTACGGCTTCAACTCCGACTACCTGCAGAAGGTGGTGGCCTACTGGAGGAACCAGTTCGACTGGAACAAGCAAGTGGAAATCCTGAACAAATACCCTCATTTCCAAACCACCATCGAAG GGATTGATATCCATTTTATCCATGTGAAGCCCCCCTACGTCCCTCATGGACGAGCTGTTCAACCTATCCTGATGGTCCACGGCTGGCCCGGCTCCTTCTATGAGTTCTACAAGATCATCCCTCTGCTCACAGAGCCAGCCAAGTACGGCCTGGGTGATGGTGATGTGGTGTTTGAGGTCATCTGCCCATCCATCCCAGGCTATGGCTTCTCAGAGGCTCCGCACCAGAAAG GCTTTGACTCCCGTGCAACTGCTCGGATATTTCACAAGCTGATGAAGAGACTGGGCTTCAAGGAATACTACGTTCAGGGAGGAGACTGGGGATCTCGGATTACTACAAACATGGCCCAGATGCTGCCAGA aTCTGTGAAGGGGATTCATGTGAATCTTGTCTTCGTCACCATACAAGGTTTTAAAAAGTTGATTCAAGTGATGCTTGGGGCTTACGTACCATGGCTTGTAGGCTTCACTAGGGAAGACGTTCGACGGATGTATCCCTTCATGCAGAAGAATGTATATGATCTTCTGCGAGAATCTGGATACTTACATATCCAAGCCACCAAACCAGACACTGCAG GTTGTGGACTGAATGACTCCCCAGTGGGGCTTGCTGCATATATTTTGGAGAAATTCTCTACCTGGACAGATAAATCATTTCTGCATAAAGATGATGGAGGCTTGGAAAG CAAGTACTCACTAGATGAGCTTTTGACCAATGTGATGATTTACTGGGTGACATCATCTATTGTGCCCTCAATGCGATACTACAAGGAGAACTTCTCCCAGGATCCTCGTCTAACTGATGATTCCAG GGTTGGAGTATACGTTCCCTCAGGGATCGCAGCTTTTCCTGAGGAGATAGCACATACACCACATTCCTGGGCAAAGACGATCTTCAAGAACATTGTCAGTTACTCTTACATGCCCCGCGGAGgccattttgctgcttttgaggAACCAAAGCTTCTGGCACAAGACATCATACACTTTGTGAGAAGGGTGGAGCAGCTGTGA
- the LOC121066968 gene encoding epoxide hydrolase 1-like isoform X3: MWQEVLPNAWESILSRIRSFQYSQKNAVLVPAAALGVGGMVVCWLMSRRKIKRLEMGDGWWGSGERPLRENEDERIRPFKIETSDKEIEDLHHRLDQARYAPPLEGAAFHYGFNSDYLQKVVAYWRNQFDWNKQVEILNKYPHFQTTIEGIDIHFIHVKPPYVPHGRAVQPILMVHGWPGSFYEFYKIIPLLTEPAKYGLGDGDVVFEVICPSIPGYGFSEAPHQKGFDSRATARIFHKLMKRLGFKEYYVQGGDWGSRITTNMAQMLPESVKGIHVNLVFVTIQGFKKLIQVMLGAYVPWLVGFTREDVRRMYPFMQKNVYDLLRESGYLHIQATKPDTAGCGLNDSPVGLAAYILEKFSTWTDKSFLHKDDGGLESKYSLDELLTNVMIYWVTSSIVPSMRYYKENFSQDPRLTDDSRVGVYVPSGIAAFPEEIAHTPHSWAKTIFKNIVSYSYMPRGGHFAAFEEPKLLAQDIIHFVRRVEQL; encoded by the exons ATGTGGCAGGAGGTCCTTCCCAACGCCTG gGAGAGCATCTTATCCCGCATCAG GTCTTTTCAATATTCACAGAAGAATGCAGTCCTGGTCCCTGCAGCCGCGCTGGGGGTCGGAGGAATGGTGGTTTGCTGGCTAATGTCTAGACGCAAGATCAAGAGACTTGAAATGGGTGATGGATGGTGGGGCTCAGGTGAAAGACCCCTAAGAGAGAACGAAGATGAAAGAATCCGCCCCTTCAAGATTGAAACCTCTGACAAAGAAATTGAG GACCTGCACCACCGCCTCGACCAGGCTCGCTACGCACCTCCGCTGGAAGGGGCAGCTTTCCACTACGGCTTCAACTCCGACTACCTGCAGAAGGTGGTGGCCTACTGGAGGAACCAGTTCGACTGGAACAAGCAAGTGGAAATCCTGAACAAATACCCTCATTTCCAAACCACCATCGAAG GGATTGATATCCATTTTATCCATGTGAAGCCCCCCTACGTCCCTCATGGACGAGCTGTTCAACCTATCCTGATGGTCCACGGCTGGCCCGGCTCCTTCTATGAGTTCTACAAGATCATCCCTCTGCTCACAGAGCCAGCCAAGTACGGCCTGGGTGATGGTGATGTGGTGTTTGAGGTCATCTGCCCATCCATCCCAGGCTATGGCTTCTCAGAGGCTCCGCACCAGAAAG GCTTTGACTCCCGTGCAACTGCTCGGATATTTCACAAGCTGATGAAGAGACTGGGCTTCAAGGAATACTACGTTCAGGGAGGAGACTGGGGATCTCGGATTACTACAAACATGGCCCAGATGCTGCCAGA aTCTGTGAAGGGGATTCATGTGAATCTTGTCTTCGTCACCATACAAGGTTTTAAAAAGTTGATTCAAGTGATGCTTGGGGCTTACGTACCATGGCTTGTAGGCTTCACTAGGGAAGACGTTCGACGGATGTATCCCTTCATGCAGAAGAATGTATATGATCTTCTGCGAGAATCTGGATACTTACATATCCAAGCCACCAAACCAGACACTGCAG GTTGTGGACTGAATGACTCCCCAGTGGGGCTTGCTGCATATATTTTGGAGAAATTCTCTACCTGGACAGATAAATCATTTCTGCATAAAGATGATGGAGGCTTGGAAAG CAAGTACTCACTAGATGAGCTTTTGACCAATGTGATGATTTACTGGGTGACATCATCTATTGTGCCCTCAATGCGATACTACAAGGAGAACTTCTCCCAGGATCCTCGTCTAACTGATGATTCCAG GGTTGGAGTATACGTTCCCTCAGGGATCGCAGCTTTTCCTGAGGAGATAGCACATACACCACATTCCTGGGCAAAGACGATCTTCAAGAACATTGTCAGTTACTCTTACATGCCCCGCGGAGgccattttgctgcttttgaggAACCAAAGCTTCTGGCACAAGACATCATACACTTTGTGAGAAGGGTGGAGCAGCTGTGA
- the LOC121066968 gene encoding epoxide hydrolase 1-like isoform X4: MWQEVLPNAWSFQYSQKNAVLVPAAALGVGGMVVCWLMSRRKIKRLEMGDGWWGSGERPLRENEDERIRPFKIETSDKEIEDLHHRLDQARYAPPLEGAAFHYGFNSDYLQKVVAYWRNQFDWNKQVEILNKYPHFQTTIEGIDIHFIHVKPPYVPHGRAVQPILMVHGWPGSFYEFYKIIPLLTEPAKYGLGDGDVVFEVICPSIPGYGFSEAPHQKGFDSRATARIFHKLMKRLGFKEYYVQGGDWGSRITTNMAQMLPESVKGIHVNLVFVTIQGFKKLIQVMLGAYVPWLVGFTREDVRRMYPFMQKNVYDLLRESGYLHIQATKPDTAGCGLNDSPVGLAAYILEKFSTWTDKSFLHKDDGGLESKYSLDELLTNVMIYWVTSSIVPSMRYYKENFSQDPRLTDDSRVGVYVPSGIAAFPEEIAHTPHSWAKTIFKNIVSYSYMPRGGHFAAFEEPKLLAQDIIHFVRRVEQL, translated from the exons ATGTGGCAGGAGGTCCTTCCCAACGCCTG GTCTTTTCAATATTCACAGAAGAATGCAGTCCTGGTCCCTGCAGCCGCGCTGGGGGTCGGAGGAATGGTGGTTTGCTGGCTAATGTCTAGACGCAAGATCAAGAGACTTGAAATGGGTGATGGATGGTGGGGCTCAGGTGAAAGACCCCTAAGAGAGAACGAAGATGAAAGAATCCGCCCCTTCAAGATTGAAACCTCTGACAAAGAAATTGAG GACCTGCACCACCGCCTCGACCAGGCTCGCTACGCACCTCCGCTGGAAGGGGCAGCTTTCCACTACGGCTTCAACTCCGACTACCTGCAGAAGGTGGTGGCCTACTGGAGGAACCAGTTCGACTGGAACAAGCAAGTGGAAATCCTGAACAAATACCCTCATTTCCAAACCACCATCGAAG GGATTGATATCCATTTTATCCATGTGAAGCCCCCCTACGTCCCTCATGGACGAGCTGTTCAACCTATCCTGATGGTCCACGGCTGGCCCGGCTCCTTCTATGAGTTCTACAAGATCATCCCTCTGCTCACAGAGCCAGCCAAGTACGGCCTGGGTGATGGTGATGTGGTGTTTGAGGTCATCTGCCCATCCATCCCAGGCTATGGCTTCTCAGAGGCTCCGCACCAGAAAG GCTTTGACTCCCGTGCAACTGCTCGGATATTTCACAAGCTGATGAAGAGACTGGGCTTCAAGGAATACTACGTTCAGGGAGGAGACTGGGGATCTCGGATTACTACAAACATGGCCCAGATGCTGCCAGA aTCTGTGAAGGGGATTCATGTGAATCTTGTCTTCGTCACCATACAAGGTTTTAAAAAGTTGATTCAAGTGATGCTTGGGGCTTACGTACCATGGCTTGTAGGCTTCACTAGGGAAGACGTTCGACGGATGTATCCCTTCATGCAGAAGAATGTATATGATCTTCTGCGAGAATCTGGATACTTACATATCCAAGCCACCAAACCAGACACTGCAG GTTGTGGACTGAATGACTCCCCAGTGGGGCTTGCTGCATATATTTTGGAGAAATTCTCTACCTGGACAGATAAATCATTTCTGCATAAAGATGATGGAGGCTTGGAAAG CAAGTACTCACTAGATGAGCTTTTGACCAATGTGATGATTTACTGGGTGACATCATCTATTGTGCCCTCAATGCGATACTACAAGGAGAACTTCTCCCAGGATCCTCGTCTAACTGATGATTCCAG GGTTGGAGTATACGTTCCCTCAGGGATCGCAGCTTTTCCTGAGGAGATAGCACATACACCACATTCCTGGGCAAAGACGATCTTCAAGAACATTGTCAGTTACTCTTACATGCCCCGCGGAGgccattttgctgcttttgaggAACCAAAGCTTCTGGCACAAGACATCATACACTTTGTGAGAAGGGTGGAGCAGCTGTGA